A single window of Acidobacteriota bacterium DNA harbors:
- the pal gene encoding peptidoglycan-associated lipoprotein Pal, producing MSAQKAFRRTALLALLLLLVAFLTGCATKEAASAGPGPGTTVPPAPPPSTWTPEAPATPSLDVESSAEAFNRQGVLGRIHFDTDKWEIRADARPILKENAAWLLAHPQFRVSVEGHCDERNTEAYNLALGERRANSAKEYLVGLGVPADRIQTVSYGKSRPACQSHDEACWQQNRRDEFLLIDVK from the coding sequence ATGAGCGCGCAAAAGGCCTTCCGACGGACCGCACTCCTGGCGCTGCTTCTGCTGCTGGTCGCTTTTCTGACGGGCTGCGCCACGAAGGAGGCCGCCTCCGCGGGCCCCGGCCCGGGAACGACCGTCCCGCCGGCCCCCCCTCCCAGCACCTGGACACCGGAGGCGCCCGCCACACCCTCCCTCGACGTGGAGAGCAGCGCCGAGGCCTTCAACCGCCAGGGTGTTCTGGGCCGCATCCACTTCGACACCGACAAGTGGGAGATCCGCGCCGACGCGAGACCCATTCTGAAGGAGAACGCCGCCTGGCTCCTGGCCCATCCACAGTTCCGCGTATCGGTCGAGGGGCACTGCGACGAGCGGAACACGGAGGCGTACAACCTCGCCCTGGGCGAGCGGAGAGCGAATTCCGCCAAGGAGTACCTCGTGGGCCTCGGCGTCCCGGCGGACCGGATCCAGACCGTTTCCTACGGCAAGTCCCGTCCCGCCTGCCAGAGCCACGACGAGGCCTGCTGGCAGCAGAACCGCCGGGATGAGTTCCTACTCATCGACGTGAAGTAG
- a CDS encoding D-alanine--D-alanine ligase, translating to MRIGLTFDLKPPACEPAEGQPDDLYEEFDPPETVGAIGAAIESLGHEVVPLGGGRSFLEKALTERLDFVFNIAEGQGTLRSREAQVPSVLEMLGIPYALSDPLTLALSLDKALTKRLVAFSGVAVPADLVVRRAADLDRVDGLRFPCIAKPAYEGSSKGIRDASVVRSPQEARRHVEATLRAYGQPVLLEEFVSGDEYTVGVVGNDPPRAIGAMRIRPKAGPHPDFVYSVEVKRDWRNRVAYDVPPPLDGPALDRLYGDAVLAFQALECRDAARVDFRMRDGRPVFLEINPLPGLSPTYGDLPILARGMGMPYPQLMEAILSAALQRCGLA from the coding sequence ATGCGAATCGGGCTGACGTTTGATCTGAAGCCGCCGGCCTGCGAACCGGCGGAAGGGCAGCCCGACGACCTCTACGAGGAGTTCGACCCGCCCGAAACCGTGGGCGCCATCGGCGCGGCCATCGAATCCCTCGGCCACGAGGTCGTGCCCCTCGGGGGGGGCCGGTCCTTCCTCGAAAAGGCCCTCACCGAGCGCCTGGATTTCGTCTTCAACATCGCCGAAGGTCAAGGGACCCTTCGCAGCCGCGAAGCCCAGGTCCCCTCCGTTCTCGAGATGCTGGGCATCCCCTATGCCCTGTCCGACCCCCTCACGCTGGCCCTCAGCCTCGACAAGGCCCTCACCAAACGGCTGGTGGCCTTCTCGGGGGTGGCCGTCCCGGCGGACCTCGTGGTGCGCCGGGCGGCGGACCTGGACCGGGTGGACGGGCTCCGCTTCCCTTGCATCGCCAAGCCGGCCTACGAGGGATCCTCCAAGGGAATCCGCGACGCCTCGGTGGTTCGGAGCCCTCAGGAGGCCCGCCGCCACGTGGAGGCCACCCTCCGCGCCTACGGGCAGCCCGTCCTACTCGAGGAGTTCGTCTCGGGGGACGAATACACCGTGGGGGTCGTGGGCAACGATCCGCCCCGCGCCATCGGGGCCATGCGCATCCGGCCCAAGGCGGGCCCTCATCCGGACTTCGTGTATTCCGTCGAGGTGAAGCGGGACTGGAGGAACCGGGTGGCGTACGACGTTCCGCCTCCCCTGGATGGGCCGGCCCTTGACCGACTGTACGGCGATGCGGTTCTCGCCTTCCAGGCCCTGGAGTGCCGGGACGCGGCCCGCGTGGATTTCCGGATGCGGGACGGGCGCCCCGTTTTCTTGGAGATCAACCCCCTCCCCGGGCTTTCCCCGACCTACGGGGACCTCCCCATCCTCGCGCGGGGGATGGGCATGCCTTACCCGCAACTGATGGAGGCCATTCTGAGCGCGGCGCTCCAGCGCTGCGGCCTGGCCTGA
- a CDS encoding KamA family radical SAM protein, with translation MLANEAPARGAGGRAQFFPEATDAEWNDWRWQYRNRVRDLDVLSRLLPLTAAEYKQLKLLGPRLHLGIPPYYLSLIDPQDPDDPIRRQAVPSPSEFLPQHPGLVDPLAEDNHMTVDGLVHKYPDRALFIATNMCPMYCRHCTRRREWDDGEKPKNRSQLDRMIGYIRETPQIRDVIFSGGDPLSLPLSVLDYCLSELRKIPHVEIIRIGTRYPVVLPQRITEELTDLLSRHLPLWVHTHFNHPNEITPESAEACRRIQRAGVPMNNQSVLLRGVNDSADTMLRLCHGLLRIGVRPYYLFQCDPVRGAEHLRTSVWTGVEILEKMRGHTSGFAVPTFVVDTEGGGKIPLGPTYHLYSTEDTLVLRNYEGRIFHYRNPAPPPPRRPRRAPALPFEETDKPRKPRLVKRDRTAVHANRADV, from the coding sequence ATGCTCGCGAATGAGGCGCCCGCGCGAGGAGCGGGCGGCCGGGCCCAGTTCTTTCCCGAGGCGACCGACGCCGAATGGAACGATTGGCGGTGGCAGTACAGGAACCGCGTCCGCGACCTGGACGTCCTATCCCGGCTCCTGCCCCTGACCGCCGCCGAGTACAAGCAGCTCAAGCTCCTGGGGCCTCGCCTGCACCTTGGGATTCCTCCCTACTACCTCAGCCTCATCGACCCGCAGGATCCGGACGATCCCATCCGGCGGCAGGCCGTGCCCTCGCCCTCCGAGTTTCTGCCCCAGCACCCGGGACTCGTGGATCCCCTGGCCGAGGACAACCACATGACCGTGGACGGTCTCGTCCACAAGTATCCGGACCGCGCCCTCTTCATCGCCACCAACATGTGCCCCATGTACTGCCGCCACTGCACGCGCAGGCGCGAATGGGACGACGGCGAGAAGCCCAAGAACCGCAGCCAGCTCGACCGCATGATCGGGTACATCCGGGAAACGCCCCAGATCCGGGACGTGATCTTTTCCGGCGGGGACCCGCTCTCCCTTCCCCTTTCGGTGCTCGATTACTGCCTCTCCGAGCTCCGCAAGATCCCGCACGTGGAGATCATCCGGATCGGGACGCGGTATCCCGTGGTTCTGCCCCAGCGGATCACGGAGGAGCTGACGGACCTCCTCTCCCGCCACCTCCCTCTCTGGGTCCACACCCACTTCAACCATCCCAACGAGATCACGCCCGAGTCCGCCGAAGCCTGCCGGCGCATTCAGCGAGCGGGTGTCCCCATGAACAACCAGAGCGTCCTGCTCCGAGGCGTCAACGACAGCGCCGACACGATGCTCCGGCTGTGCCATGGGCTTCTGCGCATCGGTGTGCGGCCCTACTATCTGTTCCAGTGCGACCCGGTGCGGGGGGCCGAGCACCTGCGCACCTCCGTCTGGACGGGCGTCGAGATCCTGGAAAAGATGCGGGGCCACACCTCGGGCTTCGCGGTGCCCACCTTCGTGGTGGATACGGAGGGCGGCGGGAAGATTCCCCTCGGCCCCACCTACCACCTCTATTCCACGGAGGACACCCTGGTCCTGCGCAATTACGAGGGGCGGATCTTCCATTACCGAAACCCAGCGCCTCCGCCCCCCCGCAGGCCGCGCCGGGCGCCCGCCCTCCCCTTCGAGGAAACCGACAAGCCCCGCAAGCCGCGCCTGGTGAAGCGGGACCGGACGGCCGTCCATGCGAATCGGGCTGACGTTTGA
- a CDS encoding DPP IV N-terminal domain-containing protein, translating into MTSTSRRAALAVLTLVLWARGPLADFRDLSVEEAVTPDRFAAQVPREAAWSPKGDRLYFLEPDPSGAEGDLVGLDPTTLSRRKVLSQEAFLAATGSDKKLMSFDLSPSGAHALVEAKGWWVLNLATGTLRRLLPEAEEAENPEWSPDGSLVAYANRRGLWVVDLAGGPPRNLAPSPSEKVLVGRGDWLYGEELDFESGILWSPDGRRIAYWVFDEAEVPTFPMVDARSIHPQVEPQFYPRPGDANPRVRLRVAEVASGVSTEVAGADSGDGYLPRAAWSPDGSALTFVLLDRRQKRLRLLLSDLSGASPRTVLEETSASWINFIGPPRFLSDGKRFLWMSERDGFAHLYLGRLDGGDLVQITRGNWVVDDLLAVDEARGHLYFSGNREDPTGRQVYRTDLSGSPPLLLTDGKGWHEAEVSPDGAWFLDLHSRRGVPPRADLVPTRGGSATVLYENAEPALAEFGFVTPEPILLKALDGTTLHGRLSRPRDFDPAKRYPAIVDVYGGPHAQMVQDRWVARWEAIGHLFAQRGFVVFSLDNRGSWRRGAAFEAAVAGSLGRIELEDQLAGVAYLRSLPFVDPERIGIWGWSYGGFMTLYALTHAPSGTFRAGVAVAPVSDWAAYDSCYTERYLGLPAENPEGYRESSPVYAAAALSGRLLMMHGLSDDNVHFQNSVRMAEALLKEGRPFETAYYPGQNHGIRERTHRRDLFERMLAFFEEALAPVPPR; encoded by the coding sequence GTGACGAGCACGTCGAGAAGAGCCGCGCTGGCCGTCCTCACGCTGGTTCTGTGGGCCCGGGGTCCCCTCGCCGACTTCAGGGACCTTTCCGTGGAGGAGGCGGTGACGCCCGACCGTTTCGCCGCCCAGGTCCCGAGAGAGGCCGCATGGAGCCCAAAGGGGGACCGGCTCTACTTTCTCGAGCCCGATCCATCGGGAGCGGAAGGGGACCTCGTGGGCCTCGATCCGACCACCCTCTCGCGCAGAAAGGTCTTGTCGCAAGAGGCCTTCCTGGCCGCCACGGGCTCCGACAAGAAACTCATGTCATTTGACCTTTCTCCTTCGGGCGCTCACGCATTGGTGGAGGCGAAGGGGTGGTGGGTCCTGAACCTGGCCACGGGGACCCTGCGCCGGCTCCTGCCCGAAGCCGAGGAGGCGGAGAATCCGGAGTGGTCCCCCGACGGCTCCCTCGTGGCCTATGCCAACCGCCGCGGCCTCTGGGTGGTGGACCTCGCCGGAGGCCCTCCGCGAAACCTGGCCCCGTCTCCCTCCGAGAAGGTCCTCGTGGGACGGGGGGACTGGCTGTACGGGGAGGAACTGGACTTCGAGAGCGGCATCCTCTGGTCTCCCGACGGACGCCGGATTGCTTACTGGGTCTTCGACGAGGCGGAGGTCCCCACGTTCCCCATGGTGGACGCCCGGTCCATCCATCCCCAGGTGGAGCCCCAGTTCTATCCCCGCCCCGGCGATGCCAACCCCCGGGTCCGCCTGCGGGTGGCGGAGGTTGCCTCGGGCGTCTCCACGGAGGTGGCCGGCGCCGATTCGGGCGACGGGTACCTTCCCCGCGCGGCGTGGAGCCCGGACGGCTCCGCCCTGACCTTCGTCCTTCTGGACCGGAGGCAGAAGCGTCTCCGCCTCCTCCTTTCGGACCTGTCGGGCGCTTCTCCCCGCACCGTGCTGGAGGAGACCTCCGCCTCGTGGATCAACTTCATCGGCCCCCCGCGCTTTCTCTCCGACGGAAAGCGCTTCCTCTGGATGAGCGAGCGCGACGGCTTCGCCCATCTGTACCTCGGGCGGCTGGACGGAGGGGACCTCGTGCAAATCACACGGGGAAATTGGGTGGTGGACGACCTCCTGGCCGTGGACGAGGCGCGGGGGCACCTGTACTTCTCCGGAAACCGGGAAGATCCCACGGGCCGCCAGGTCTACCGGACGGACCTCTCCGGCTCCCCTCCCCTCCTCCTCACGGACGGTAAGGGTTGGCACGAGGCCGAGGTTTCCCCCGACGGCGCCTGGTTCCTCGACCTCCACTCCCGCCGGGGGGTCCCCCCGAGGGCCGACTTGGTGCCGACGCGCGGAGGGAGCGCGACGGTGCTGTACGAAAACGCAGAGCCCGCGCTGGCGGAATTCGGGTTCGTCACGCCCGAACCGATCCTCCTCAAGGCCCTCGACGGGACCACGCTCCACGGCCGGCTGTCCCGGCCCCGGGACTTCGACCCCGCGAAACGGTATCCCGCCATCGTGGACGTGTACGGGGGACCGCACGCCCAGATGGTTCAAGATCGATGGGTCGCGCGCTGGGAAGCCATCGGCCATCTTTTCGCCCAGCGCGGTTTCGTGGTCTTCTCCCTGGACAACCGGGGTTCCTGGCGGCGGGGCGCGGCCTTCGAAGCCGCCGTCGCGGGGAGCCTGGGGCGGATTGAACTCGAGGACCAGCTCGCGGGCGTCGCCTACTTGCGGTCCTTGCCCTTCGTCGACCCGGAGCGCATCGGGATCTGGGGGTGGAGCTACGGCGGCTTCATGACCCTCTACGCCCTGACCCACGCACCCTCCGGCACCTTCCGCGCGGGAGTCGCCGTGGCCCCGGTCTCCGACTGGGCGGCCTACGACTCGTGCTATACGGAACGCTATTTGGGGCTTCCGGCGGAGAACCCCGAGGGATACCGGGAGAGCTCACCCGTCTACGCCGCGGCCGCCCTCTCGGGCCGCCTTCTCATGATGCACGGCCTTTCCGACGACAACGTCCATTTCCAGAACAGTGTCCGGATGGCCGAGGCCCTCCTGAAGGAAGGACGGCCCTTCGAGACGGCGTACTACCCGGGTCAGAACCACGGAATCCGGGAGAGGACGCACCGCCGCGATCTTTTCGAGCGCATGCTGGCGTTCTTCGAGGAGGCCCTGGCCCCCGTTCCTCCCCGCTGA
- the thiD gene encoding bifunctional hydroxymethylpyrimidine kinase/phosphomethylpyrimidine kinase: MPLRRALTVAGSDCSGGAGIQADLKTFHTFGVYGMSAVTAVVAENTLGVQGWRALDPDFVVQQIASCLDDVGVDAVKTGMLVDAPTIRAVAALLRDRRIGNLVVDPVMRAKSGDPLIDPEAVSTLVEEIFPLARVVTPNVPEAEVLAGFPLRGLDDFRRAAEVIRAAGPEVVVLKGGHSPVNPGGIARDFVWDGRVWETLEGGRSGDRNTHGTGCTFSAAAAAGLALGLDVLPALRRAKAFITEAIRTAPGLGGGHGPVNHWASFSE, from the coding sequence ATGCCGCTCCGTCGCGCGCTTACGGTGGCCGGTTCCGACTGCTCCGGTGGGGCCGGGATTCAGGCGGACCTGAAGACGTTTCACACCTTCGGGGTGTACGGGATGAGCGCCGTGACCGCCGTGGTGGCCGAGAATACGTTGGGGGTCCAGGGATGGCGGGCCCTCGACCCGGACTTCGTGGTCCAGCAGATCGCCTCGTGTCTGGACGACGTCGGCGTCGACGCGGTCAAGACGGGAATGCTGGTGGATGCCCCGACGATTCGCGCCGTGGCCGCCCTTCTCAGAGACCGCCGCATTGGGAACCTCGTGGTGGACCCCGTGATGAGGGCCAAGAGCGGCGATCCGCTCATCGACCCCGAGGCGGTGAGCACTCTCGTGGAGGAGATCTTCCCCCTGGCCCGCGTCGTCACGCCCAACGTTCCGGAGGCGGAGGTCCTCGCCGGATTTCCCCTCCGGGGGCTCGACGACTTCCGAAGGGCGGCGGAGGTGATCCGGGCGGCCGGACCCGAGGTCGTCGTCCTCAAGGGGGGCCACAGCCCCGTGAACCCCGGCGGGATTGCGCGCGATTTCGTGTGGGACGGCCGGGTGTGGGAGACCCTCGAGGGCGGCCGGAGCGGGGACCGAAACACCCACGGCACCGGATGCACCTTCTCCGCGGCCGCCGCCGCCGGACTGGCCCTGGGGCTCGACGTCCTTCCCGCCCTTCGCCGGGCCAAGGCCTTCATCACCGAGGCGATACGCACGGCGCCCGGGTTGGGCGGGGGCCACGGACCCGTGAACCACTGGGCCTCCTTCTCGGAGTGA
- a CDS encoding GNAT family N-acetyltransferase: MDLKLRALQPGDRSPIATLLRSAGVFREDEVAVALELVDAALERPDHPDYRFAVAAAGDEVAGYACWGPTPCTLGTFDLYWIAASPAHQRRGVGRLLLSHAEADMAARGARLCVIETSSLPRYAPARDFYLRMGYREEARLREFYAPGDDKVVFVRHLAGPGDTDASPLPGTPGGR; encoded by the coding sequence GTGGACCTGAAGCTGAGGGCCCTCCAGCCCGGGGACCGTTCCCCGATCGCCACCCTGCTCCGCTCCGCGGGGGTGTTTCGGGAGGACGAGGTGGCCGTGGCCTTGGAGCTCGTGGACGCCGCTCTGGAACGGCCCGACCATCCCGATTACCGATTCGCCGTCGCCGCCGCCGGCGACGAGGTGGCGGGGTACGCCTGCTGGGGCCCCACCCCCTGCACACTGGGGACCTTCGACCTGTACTGGATCGCCGCCTCCCCCGCCCATCAGCGGCGGGGCGTCGGCCGCCTCCTCCTCTCCCACGCCGAGGCGGACATGGCCGCGAGGGGCGCCCGGTTGTGCGTGATCGAGACCTCGTCCCTTCCCCGGTACGCACCCGCCCGGGACTTCTACCTCCGGATGGGCTACCGGGAGGAGGCCCGGCTGAGGGAGTTCTACGCGCCCGGGGACGACAAGGTCGTTTTCGTGCGGCACCTTGCCGGGCCCGGTGACACCGACGCCTCCCCCTTGCCCGGGACCCCTGGAGGCCGGTAG
- a CDS encoding SDR family NAD(P)-dependent oxidoreductase, which produces MGKAILVGASSGIGRELAKVMAKDGWVLGLASRNTHALEALRAELGGEHRVQALDVTRPEEAAEKLDALARDLGDVDCVILSSGIGIENRKLLWEPEAKTIAANVLGFASCAAWAGRYFLQRKRGHIVGISSVAGLRGSPFNPAYNASKAFVSNYLEGLRLNLGRFEVAVTDVRPGYVATPMTEGQKGMFWVADARTAARQIYDAIRKRRSVAYITRRWRWVAMLSRNAPAFLYKKFSN; this is translated from the coding sequence ATGGGCAAAGCCATCCTGGTGGGGGCCAGTTCCGGAATCGGCAGGGAGCTGGCGAAGGTCATGGCGAAGGACGGTTGGGTTCTCGGGCTCGCCTCGCGGAACACCCATGCCCTGGAGGCGCTCCGCGCCGAATTGGGGGGGGAGCATCGGGTCCAGGCTCTGGACGTGACGCGTCCCGAGGAGGCGGCCGAGAAGCTCGATGCGCTGGCTCGCGACCTGGGCGACGTGGACTGCGTGATCCTGTCTTCCGGGATCGGAATCGAGAACCGGAAGCTCCTGTGGGAACCCGAGGCCAAAACGATCGCCGCGAACGTCCTGGGCTTCGCCTCGTGCGCCGCCTGGGCCGGCCGCTACTTTCTCCAGCGCAAGCGCGGCCACATCGTGGGCATTTCCTCCGTGGCGGGCTTGAGGGGGAGCCCCTTCAACCCGGCCTACAACGCGTCCAAGGCATTCGTTTCCAATTACCTGGAAGGGCTCCGCTTGAATCTGGGCCGCTTCGAGGTTGCGGTGACGGACGTGCGGCCGGGGTACGTGGCCACGCCCATGACCGAGGGCCAGAAAGGGATGTTCTGGGTCGCCGACGCGCGGACCGCCGCCCGGCAGATCTACGACGCCATCCGAAAGCGCCGCTCGGTGGCCTACATCACCCGGAGATGGCGCTGGGTGGCGATGCTCTCGCGCAATGCGCCCGCCTTCCTCTATAAGAAGTTCTCCAACTAG
- a CDS encoding carboxypeptidase M32 — protein sequence MASDFERFVEKSLVVHDLMEIQQLLEWDQQVMMPRKGAEQRGAHQAALAAVVHERLSDPAFGELLDRLEGQSLGEDPAADLREARRAWERAVKVPSRLVSERARAVALSQEAWVEAKKHDDFPAFLPHLERVLRLTRETASLLNPDHPYDALLEEYEPGMTEAELAAVFADLKGRLLPLLDRILGAPSPPDASILARRYPVAAQEAFCRDLAADLGYDYEAGRLDRSAHPFTNGTFRDVRITTRYSETFLNTAVFGTIHETGHALYEQGLDPDRFRMPAGQACSLGIHESQSRFWENVVGRSLPFWSHYFPKLRTVFPAALEGVEERDFYRAVNAVKPSLIRVEADEVTYNLHIILRFELESALLKGSLEPKDLPEAWREGMRGLLGIEPATDREGVLQDIHWSAGLVGYFPTYALGNLYGGQFLQALRADLPDLDARIAAGEFASLREWLRVKIHRQGRRHLAPELCLQVTGKPLSAAPLMAYLEAKFADVYGL from the coding sequence ATGGCATCCGACTTCGAGCGGTTCGTCGAAAAGAGCCTCGTCGTCCATGATCTGATGGAGATCCAGCAACTTCTGGAATGGGACCAGCAGGTGATGATGCCGCGCAAGGGCGCCGAACAGCGCGGCGCCCACCAGGCGGCGCTGGCGGCGGTGGTCCACGAGCGCCTCTCGGATCCGGCGTTCGGCGAACTCCTCGACCGGCTGGAAGGGCAGTCCCTCGGAGAGGACCCGGCGGCGGACCTGAGGGAGGCGCGGCGCGCCTGGGAGCGGGCCGTGAAGGTCCCCTCGCGCCTCGTCTCCGAGCGGGCCAGGGCCGTGGCGCTCTCGCAGGAGGCCTGGGTCGAGGCCAAGAAGCACGACGATTTTCCAGCCTTCCTCCCCCACCTGGAACGCGTTCTCAGGCTGACCCGGGAGACGGCCTCCCTTCTCAATCCCGACCACCCCTACGACGCCCTGCTCGAGGAGTACGAACCCGGGATGACCGAGGCCGAACTGGCCGCCGTCTTCGCCGATCTCAAGGGCCGCCTCCTGCCCCTGCTCGACCGCATCCTCGGCGCCCCTTCGCCGCCCGACGCCTCGATCCTGGCGCGGCGGTATCCGGTGGCGGCCCAGGAGGCCTTCTGCCGCGACCTCGCGGCGGACCTCGGATACGATTACGAGGCGGGCCGGCTGGACCGGTCGGCCCATCCCTTCACCAACGGGACCTTCCGGGACGTCCGGATCACCACGCGGTACAGCGAGACGTTTCTGAACACGGCCGTCTTCGGGACCATCCACGAGACGGGCCACGCTCTGTACGAGCAGGGCCTCGACCCCGACCGCTTCCGAATGCCCGCCGGCCAGGCCTGCTCCCTGGGCATCCACGAGTCCCAATCCCGTTTCTGGGAGAACGTGGTGGGAAGGTCGCTCCCCTTCTGGTCCCATTACTTTCCCAAGCTGCGAACGGTCTTCCCCGCCGCCCTGGAGGGAGTGGAGGAAAGGGATTTCTACCGGGCCGTGAACGCCGTGAAACCCTCCCTCATCCGCGTGGAAGCCGACGAGGTCACCTACAACCTCCACATCATTCTCAGGTTCGAGCTGGAGAGCGCGCTCCTGAAAGGTTCCCTGGAACCCAAGGACCTTCCCGAGGCCTGGCGCGAGGGGATGCGCGGGCTCCTGGGGATCGAGCCGGCCACGGACCGCGAGGGCGTCTTGCAGGACATCCACTGGTCGGCCGGCCTCGTGGGGTACTTCCCGACCTACGCCCTCGGCAACCTCTACGGGGGGCAGTTCCTCCAGGCGCTTCGGGCGGACCTTCCCGACCTGGATGCCCGGATCGCCGCCGGAGAATTCGCCTCCCTCCGGGAGTGGCTGAGGGTCAAGATCCACCGGCAGGGCCGGCGCCACCTGGCGCCCGAACTCTGCCTCCAGGTGACGGGGAAGCCTCTCTCGGCGGCCCCATTGATGGCCTATCTGGAGGCCAAGTTCGCGGACGTGTACGGACTTTGA
- a CDS encoding DMT family transporter, translated as MLALDRARFSPEGGSLILHVPGIGEAAALATALLWAFTAVFFTLAGQRAGAMAVNRTRLLMAVVLLGATHVLQTGALLPFDAPVAAWVWLGLSGLVGLSLGDSFLFRALLDLGPRRAMLVMAAWPIFSSLLALLLLGERLLLREAAGILLTVAGIAWVILEGKRPEDGPDGSRLGVGVAFALGGALCQALGVVLAKEGLRSGMPALSGTLIRMVVAAAGLWTVTPLLKSRGSVSDIFRDGRAMALTAAGAVTGPFLGVWLSLVAVAHAKVGVASALMALVPILILPIVRVVFHERISLRAVLGTAASIAGVLLLTATS; from the coding sequence ATGCTGGCCTTGGATCGTGCGCGGTTCAGCCCGGAAGGAGGCTCTCTCATTCTCCACGTTCCAGGAATCGGCGAGGCCGCGGCCCTGGCCACGGCCCTCCTGTGGGCCTTCACGGCGGTCTTCTTCACCCTGGCCGGCCAGCGGGCCGGCGCCATGGCCGTGAACCGCACGCGCCTCCTCATGGCGGTCGTCCTCCTGGGCGCGACGCACGTCCTCCAGACCGGAGCCCTCCTTCCGTTCGACGCGCCGGTGGCGGCCTGGGTCTGGCTGGGCCTTTCCGGTCTCGTCGGCCTGAGCCTCGGGGACAGCTTCCTCTTCCGGGCGCTGCTCGACCTGGGCCCCCGGCGGGCCATGCTCGTGATGGCCGCCTGGCCCATCTTCTCTTCCCTCCTCGCCCTCCTACTCCTCGGAGAGCGGCTCTTGCTCCGGGAGGCCGCGGGCATCCTCCTCACGGTGGCGGGAATCGCGTGGGTCATCCTCGAGGGGAAACGCCCGGAGGACGGGCCGGACGGGTCACGGCTCGGAGTGGGCGTGGCCTTCGCCCTCGGCGGCGCGCTGTGCCAGGCCCTCGGCGTGGTCCTCGCGAAGGAGGGCTTGCGCTCCGGCATGCCCGCCCTCTCGGGGACCCTGATCCGCATGGTGGTGGCCGCGGCCGGCCTCTGGACGGTCACTCCTCTCCTCAAGTCCCGCGGCTCCGTGTCCGACATCTTCCGGGACGGCCGGGCCATGGCGCTCACGGCGGCGGGGGCCGTCACCGGACCCTTCCTCGGCGTGTGGCTCTCCCTCGTGGCCGTGGCCCACGCGAAGGTCGGGGTGGCCTCGGCCCTGATGGCCCTGGTTCCCATTCTCATCCTCCCCATCGTCCGCGTCGTGTTCCACGAGCGGATTTCGCTCCGCGCCGTTCTCGGAACGGCGGCCTCCATCGCGGGGGTTCTCCTTCTCACCGCAACCTCTTGA